A region of the Synechococcus sp. PCC 7502 genome:
TTGAAAAATTTGGTGCTTAGGGATTTAGCTTTAGTTGGGTCTTTCAGTAGCCTAGTTGCTGCTGCTATATCTTGACGCACCTGTCCAAGGGGGCCATGGATATAGGTTTTAACTGTAATCCAATTATTAGCGTCAATATAGGTTTGGAGTTGATCAATGCGATCGCTAATAACCTCTAATTTAGACTTGTTGGCAGCGATCGCTGGCAAATTAGACACAAATACACTAGAACTAAATAAAACTATAACCAAGCACAGTCCGATCATTACTTGTTTCAAGGTTTGATTAAATATTTGCCAATTAGACTGATCGAATACAAATTTAATTACAGATTTCATCACAAATTTTATCCTTTTATATTCCATATTTTTAGAACTTTTATAACTGGCTTAAAT
Encoded here:
- the psbQ gene encoding photosystem II protein PsbQ gives rise to the protein MKSVIKFVFDQSNWQIFNQTLKQVMIGLCLVIVLFSSSVFVSNLPAIAANKSKLEVISDRIDQLQTYIDANNWITVKTYIHGPLGQVRQDIAAATRLLKDPTKAKSLSTKFFNDLISIDVAADRRDFDQAFDAYEQARKDFDQLVAVLKKF